From Bacteroidota bacterium, the proteins below share one genomic window:
- a CDS encoding FKBP-type peptidyl-prolyl cis-trans isomerase — MNNKYTICFALVLIFLASCQRNGTEKKTASGFTYRVYKNIDGPKPKVGDYVTIHLVNRTADDSILFDSRKAGQPMRFRLERIPFEGSFEKGLTYISPGDSATFYVPADSLYDYLYIRKGIQVEQEKTSFRKGSMIRFDISLLRVEDYVTAEQEMLQRASEMEKKERESLAGYVQAQRLDSLRQPEGYWLQQVEAGKGEKLDSGNVVVVEYTGYKLDGTVVDDSRNSGKAYRFLPGARQVVPGWELAVKGKRVGDRLKIVLPSSLAYGAEGFSDPRTGTYLIEPYTPLVFDIRILAQEPVEVSAGK; from the coding sequence ATGAACAATAAGTACACGATATGCTTCGCCCTCGTGCTGATCTTTCTGGCAAGCTGCCAGCGGAATGGTACGGAAAAGAAGACCGCCAGCGGTTTTACGTATCGGGTTTACAAGAACATAGACGGCCCGAAGCCCAAAGTCGGTGACTATGTGACCATTCACCTCGTCAATCGTACGGCGGACGATAGCATCCTCTTTGATTCAAGAAAAGCCGGACAGCCCATGCGGTTCCGGTTGGAGCGAATTCCGTTCGAAGGATCATTCGAAAAAGGTCTGACCTACATCTCGCCCGGCGACAGCGCTACTTTTTATGTGCCGGCTGATTCCTTGTACGATTACCTGTATATACGAAAGGGTATCCAGGTAGAGCAGGAGAAGACGAGCTTCCGGAAAGGATCCATGATCCGGTTTGATATCAGCTTGCTGCGCGTCGAGGATTATGTGACGGCGGAGCAGGAAATGTTGCAACGTGCTTCCGAAATGGAAAAGAAAGAACGGGAGTCCTTGGCCGGTTATGTACAGGCTCAGCGCCTCGATTCACTCCGGCAGCCGGAAGGCTACTGGCTGCAACAGGTGGAGGCAGGAAAAGGGGAGAAACTGGATTCGGGTAATGTCGTCGTCGTCGAATACACCGGCTACAAACTCGATGGTACGGTCGTAGACGACAGCCGTAATTCAGGAAAAGCCTATCGCTTCCTGCCGGGCGCCCGACAAGTAGTACCCGGTTGGGAACTGGCCGTGAAGGGGAAACGCGTCGGCGACCGATTGAAAATTGTATTGCCTTCTTCTTTGGCTTACGGAGCGGAAGGATTCAGCGACCCCAGAACGGGTACCTACCTGATTGAACCGTACACGCCCCTGGTGTTCGACATCAGGATCCTTGCACAAGAGCCGGTAGAAGTAAGTGCAGGAAAGTAA
- a CDS encoding bifunctional oligoribonuclease/PAP phosphatase NrnA: protein MDPVRSLLKVPSKIVITTHHRPDGDAMGSSLGLYHWLLSQGHTVRVVAPSDYPDFLQWLPGNDQVLQFTREPEQCIEHFNAAAIIFCLDFNWMSRVEQMEPVLRGAAAVKVLIDHHLDPEPAFDHIFSYPEACSTSELIYQFIVSLGGRDQVSKASAECLYCGIMTDTNSFRYESMRSDTHRIIADLMDAGAVNYRIHELVYDNFTENRLRLMGYVLKDKLTVLHEYRTAYIALSAEEHAMFNFRTGDTEGLVNYALSIQGIRMAAFFAEREGMIKISFRSKDTFSVKELASAHFNGGGHRNASGGRSDLSLQSTVEKFLALLPLYQAKLLSE from the coding sequence CTGGATCCGGTTCGTTCCCTGTTGAAGGTGCCGTCAAAAATTGTCATTACCACCCACCACCGTCCGGATGGTGATGCCATGGGATCCTCCTTAGGATTGTATCATTGGTTGTTATCCCAGGGGCACACCGTTCGGGTCGTCGCCCCCAGCGATTATCCGGATTTCCTGCAATGGTTGCCCGGTAATGATCAGGTCCTGCAATTCACCCGTGAGCCGGAACAGTGCATCGAACATTTCAATGCTGCAGCGATCATCTTTTGCCTCGACTTCAACTGGATGAGCCGGGTGGAACAAATGGAACCCGTTCTCCGCGGAGCCGCTGCGGTGAAAGTACTGATCGATCATCACCTGGATCCGGAGCCCGCCTTCGATCACATTTTCTCCTATCCGGAGGCTTGCAGCACGTCGGAACTCATCTATCAGTTCATCGTCAGTTTGGGCGGACGTGATCAGGTTTCCAAAGCATCCGCCGAATGCCTCTATTGCGGAATCATGACCGACACCAATTCGTTCCGCTACGAGTCGATGCGCTCCGATACCCACCGGATCATCGCCGACCTGATGGATGCCGGAGCGGTCAACTACCGGATCCACGAGCTGGTCTATGATAATTTCACCGAGAACCGCCTGCGCCTGATGGGGTACGTTCTCAAGGATAAATTGACCGTCCTCCATGAATACCGCACGGCCTACATAGCGCTCAGCGCCGAAGAACATGCCATGTTCAATTTCCGAACCGGCGATACGGAAGGACTGGTGAATTACGCGCTGAGCATTCAGGGTATTCGTATGGCCGCCTTTTTCGCCGAGCGGGAGGGAATGATCAAGATCTCTTTCCGCTCGAAGGACACATTCTCGGTGAAGGAACTCGCTTCCGCCCATTTCAACGGTGGCGGACACCGCAACGCTTCCGGCGGACGATCCGATCTCTCCTTGCAATCCACGGTCGAAAAGTTCCTGGCCTTATTGCCCCTTTACCAGGCAAAATTGCTGTCCGAGTAA
- a CDS encoding FKBP-type peptidyl-prolyl cis-trans isomerase: MNKRLLILAGVLAGLMACRQEQHRQPAEAELKKRMENVNRILVEDESKTITDFITRHQFRMKDTGTGLRYEVIREGTGPVPGPKDEVTIVYSLYTLDGTQVYPADTLHPHVFRLGAAQHLKGVEEAVQLVKEGSRVRLVLPSHLAFGMLGDQDKIPGATPVYLDLELKKVNP; encoded by the coding sequence ATGAACAAGAGACTACTAATACTCGCAGGTGTGCTTGCCGGATTGATGGCCTGCCGACAAGAACAGCATCGCCAGCCAGCGGAGGCTGAATTGAAGAAGCGGATGGAAAATGTCAACCGCATACTCGTGGAAGATGAGTCGAAAACCATTACCGATTTCATAACCCGCCATCAGTTTCGGATGAAAGACACCGGTACAGGATTACGGTACGAAGTCATCCGCGAAGGGACCGGACCGGTTCCCGGTCCGAAAGACGAAGTCACCATCGTTTATTCACTTTACACACTTGATGGCACTCAGGTCTATCCTGCGGATACCCTGCATCCGCACGTCTTTCGCCTGGGTGCTGCTCAACACCTGAAAGGCGTAGAAGAAGCGGTTCAATTGGTGAAAGAAGGTTCACGCGTTCGGTTGGTATTGCCCAGCCACCTCGCCTTCGGTATGTTGGGCGATCAGGATAAGATCCCCGGTGCCACACCGGTTTACCTGGATCTCGAGTTAAAGAAAGTCAACCCATGA